The proteins below are encoded in one region of Balaenoptera acutorostrata chromosome 11, mBalAcu1.1, whole genome shotgun sequence:
- the CAPZA3 gene encoding F-actin-capping protein subunit alpha-3, producing the protein MSLSDLSKKEKEKVILRLLIQAPPGEFVNAFDDLCLLIRDEKLMHHLGECAGHQHCQKYYIPLSIDGNAVLLSHHNVVGDYRFFDYQSKLSFKFDLLQNQLKDIQSHGIIRNEMEHLRTVVLCALKLYVNDHYPTGNCNVLRKTVKNKEFLIACIEDHSYETGDYWNGLWKSKWIFQVNPFLTQVTGRIFVQAHFFRGVNLHVEISKDLKESLEVVNQAQLALNFARLVEEQENKFQAAVLEELQELSNEALRRILRRDLPVTRTHIDWQRILSDLNLVMYPKLGYVIYSRSVLCNWII; encoded by the coding sequence ATGTCACTTAGCGATctgagtaagaaagagaaagaaaaagtaattctCAGACTGTTAATACAGGCTCCTCCAGGGGAATTTGTAAATGCCTTTGATGATCTCTGTCTGCTTATCCGTGATGAAAAACTCATGCACCATCTAGGTGAGTGTGCAGGCcaccaacactgccaaaaatattACATCCCACTCTCCATCGACGGGAATGCGGTCCTCCTGTCTCACCACAACGTAGTGGGTGACTACCGGTTTTTTGACTACCAGAGCAAACTTTCTTTCAAATTCGACCTGCTTCAAAACCAGTTAAAAGACATCCAAAGTCACGGCATCATTCGGAATGAGATGGAGCACCTGAGGACTGTTGTTCTGTGCGCCTTAAAACTGTATGTGAATGACCACTATCCAACGGGGAACTGCAATGTGCTGAGAAAAACGGTGAAAAATAAAGAGTTCTTGATCGCTTGCATTGAAGATCACAGCTACGAAACAGGAGATTACTGGAATGGCCTTTGGAAATCGAAATGGATTTTCCAAGTCAATCCATTTCTAACCCAGGTAACTGGGAGAATTTTTGTGCAAgctcacttcttcaggggtgTCAACCTTCATGTCGAGATCTCCAAGGACCTGAAAGAAAGCTTGGAAGTAGTTAACCAAGCTCAACTGGCTCTAAATTTCGCGAGGCTTGTGGAAGAGCAAGAGAATAAATTTCAAGCTGCAGTCTTAGAAGAATTACAGGAGTTATCAAACGAAGCCCTAAGAAGAATTCTACGAAGAGATCTTCCAGTGACCCGCACTCATATTGACTGGCAGAGGATACTCTCTGACTTGAATCTGGTGATGTATCCTAAATTAGGATACGTCATTTATTCAAGAAGTGTGTTATGCAACTGGATTATATAA